The following DNA comes from Sinorhizobium mexicanum.
CGTCGTGAACCGCGACACCAAATCCGGATCCAGATACCCCGTCGAGATGACCAGCCCCAGCACGATCTGCCAGACCCCGGCCACAAGCGTCACGATTGCCACAAGGCGAGCAGCGTATGAAAACACCGTTCCACCTCCTCCCTGTTGTCGGGGAAGACTATCTGAAAGGTGCAGGAAAGACGATGACGAGGGCACCGGCCGTCAAGGGACCAGACCCTGCCCCACACCGTCGAGAGATGTCGCGCGGCGCCGCGCCGATCCGGAATTGCCTGATTTCCCGGAATTGCTTGATTTCAGAGAGTCAGATCATTTCAACACCGAGCGTCGCCAGCGACCCGGCGTCTCTCCAACGTGCTGGGAAAAAACGCGGTTGAAATGGCCGCTTGGACCAGGCAGTCGCCAAGGCAGACACGGCGTGGTAGATCGGCTCGATACAACCAAAATTTGCATTTGATGTGGCGTTCATTCAAAGGACCAGTCCATGATCATTGTCCTCAACGGCTACCCCGGGGTGGGGAAGCTCACGATCGGTCAGGAACTCATATCGAAGATCTCGGGCCGCCTGCTGGACATCCACAGTGTCTACAATATCGCTTTCGCATTGACGGAATTCAAATCGCCCGAGTTCATCGAAACCGTCGAGAAGATCGAAGCGATCGCGCATGACCTGATCCTTAAACTTCCGGCCGAAACTCCGGTCGTACTGACGACGGTTCTTGCCGGACGCAGCGATTGGGGCGACGCAGAATGGCAACGGATCGTGCGCCTTGGCCGCGAGCGGGCACCGCTCTTCGTTGTGCACCTGCACTGCGATCTTGAAGAGAATATCCGCCGGATCGAGGCAGGCGAGCGGGCCGCAATGCGCAAACCGCGCGATGCCGAGATGGCGAGGAGAAACCACGCACAGGGCAAAACCCTCGCCGGTATCGACGAGACGAACCTGCTAAAGCTCGATGTGACGCGCCTCTCCCCGTCAGATGCGGCGGCCAGAATTGCAGGGTGGGTCCAGAGAGCGGAGGTTTGAAGCTCGATCCGGAAGTGTCCTGTCTGCGCTCGATCGAGCTTCATGGCGTTGAGGTGGCCGTGCGCTTGGCGGCCGACGCCACCGCGACAAAGGCCGCCATGCCCACTGCACCAAGGCACGCATTGGCCATCAAGGCGACGTTGCTTCCGAAACGCTCCATCAGCACGGAGAAAACGAACGGTGCCATCGCGCCCGCAGCCAGCCGCGCGGCGGCCATGCGGCCCGTTATCGCTCCGTAGCCCCCTGATCCGAACATCCAGAGCGGCAGAGAGCCCTGCGCGATGCTGTTGATACCTGACCCAAGGCCACGGAAGATCGCGAAAGCCACCGCCCCGGGCAGCCAGGTCCCGGACAGGCCGAGGATAAGGACGCCGGC
Coding sequences within:
- a CDS encoding AAA family ATPase, encoding MIIVLNGYPGVGKLTIGQELISKISGRLLDIHSVYNIAFALTEFKSPEFIETVEKIEAIAHDLILKLPAETPVVLTTVLAGRSDWGDAEWQRIVRLGRERAPLFVVHLHCDLEENIRRIEAGERAAMRKPRDAEMARRNHAQGKTLAGIDETNLLKLDVTRLSPSDAAARIAGWVQRAEV